A genomic stretch from Phycisphaerae bacterium includes:
- the xseA gene encoding exodeoxyribonuclease VII large subunit translates to MITVTALNRMVRAAIRRDLPGTLHVVGELSNLSRPSGGHLYFTLKDDASEVRGVMWQSAAASLKFQPLDGLAVIATGTIDVYEPRGQYQLLVRKLEPRGVGALELAFRQLRERLQKEGLFDPQRKRKLPRYPARIAVVTSPTGAAIHDILQTLERRFPCVEIFVYPVRVQGDGAATEIADAIRRINAASLRLGGIDVMIVGRGGGSIEDLWAFNEEVVARAIHASAIPVVSAVGHEVDITIADLVADVRAATPTAAAELVVPQLGDVLMELDVRRNRLVRASLGRLDAARNRLSLVRRYQWFCDPVSQVRLTQQRVDEAQGRLRLAASRRMATGTKALHELEVRLLRVRPEAVITKRREVLATAQERLRRAFAQYARGVERRINRRMLELVDASPRRRIEKSALHVDQLSGRLGGSMSRAIESRLRTLAVMEDRLRANSHEAVLKRGFTITRRVADGLVIRSAGDARKDDLLSTRTSDGEVRSRTE, encoded by the coding sequence ATGATCACCGTGACCGCGCTAAATCGTATGGTTCGCGCGGCGATTCGCAGGGACCTGCCCGGCACGCTGCACGTCGTCGGAGAGCTTTCCAACCTCTCGCGGCCCAGCGGCGGCCACCTTTATTTCACGCTCAAGGACGATGCGTCCGAGGTGCGCGGCGTCATGTGGCAGTCGGCGGCCGCTTCGCTCAAGTTTCAGCCGCTCGACGGCCTCGCAGTGATCGCGACCGGCACGATCGATGTTTACGAGCCGCGCGGGCAGTACCAGCTACTCGTGCGTAAGCTGGAGCCGCGCGGCGTCGGGGCGCTGGAACTGGCGTTTCGGCAGCTTCGCGAGCGGTTGCAGAAGGAGGGGCTGTTTGATCCACAGCGCAAACGCAAACTGCCCCGATATCCCGCTCGAATCGCGGTCGTGACCAGCCCGACGGGCGCGGCGATACACGACATTCTCCAGACGCTGGAACGGCGGTTTCCGTGCGTGGAGATCTTTGTTTATCCCGTCAGGGTACAGGGGGACGGCGCGGCAACGGAGATTGCCGACGCCATTCGGCGGATCAATGCGGCAAGCCTCCGACTAGGGGGAATCGACGTGATGATCGTGGGTCGCGGGGGCGGGTCCATCGAAGACCTGTGGGCGTTTAACGAGGAGGTCGTTGCGCGGGCCATCCATGCCAGCGCGATTCCCGTCGTCTCCGCCGTCGGCCACGAGGTGGATATCACGATTGCCGACCTGGTGGCCGACGTCCGCGCCGCCACACCGACTGCGGCGGCCGAGTTAGTCGTGCCGCAACTGGGGGACGTCCTGATGGAACTTGACGTGCGCCGGAATCGGCTGGTCCGGGCGTCGCTCGGCCGACTTGATGCCGCCAGGAACCGGCTGAGCCTGGTTCGGCGCTATCAGTGGTTCTGCGACCCGGTTTCCCAGGTACGGCTCACGCAGCAGCGCGTGGATGAGGCGCAGGGGCGGTTGCGATTGGCTGCTTCCCGACGAATGGCGACCGGCACCAAGGCGCTCCATGAACTGGAGGTGCGGCTCCTGCGCGTCCGGCCGGAGGCGGTCATTACAAAACGCAGGGAAGTGCTCGCGACCGCTCAGGAGCGATTGCGGCGGGCGTTCGCGCAATACGCCCGCGGCGTGGAGCGTCGAATTAACCGCCGAATGCTGGAACTGGTCGACGCCTCGCCGCGACGGAGGATCGAGAAGTCGGCCTTGCACGTCGATCAACTCTCGGGGCGGTTGGGAGGGAGCATGTCGCGCGCCATAGAATCGCGGCTGCGAACCCTCGCGGTCATGGAGGATCGGTTGCGGGCCAACAGCCACGAGGCCGTGCTAAAGCGCGGGTTTACGATCACGCGGCGCGTTGCAGACGGATTAGTGATTCGCAGCGCCGGCGACGCACGAAAGGACGATTTGCTGAGCACTCGAACTTCTGATGGCGAGGTTAGAAGTCGAACGGAATAA
- the rnpA gene encoding ribonuclease P protein component, translated as MAKLTFPRVRRLSGEKQFASVFARRISAANRLIVVYAAPNGLGFSRLGLSVGKKLGTAVRRNRIKRLLREAFRREFSQLPQGYDLVCIPRGGIAGAPSDYREALVDAAIRAATRYR; from the coding sequence ATGGCTAAGCTGACCTTTCCGAGGGTGCGCCGGCTATCGGGCGAGAAGCAATTCGCCAGCGTCTTCGCCCGACGGATCTCCGCCGCCAATCGTCTGATCGTGGTCTACGCCGCGCCGAACGGCTTGGGGTTTTCACGGTTGGGCCTCTCCGTAGGCAAGAAGCTCGGCACGGCCGTTAGGCGAAACCGGATCAAACGACTCCTTAGGGAGGCCTTTCGTCGGGAATTCTCGCAGCTCCCTCAAGGCTACGACTTGGTCTGCATACCCCGGGGTGGAATCGCCGGTGCCCCTTCGGATTATCGAGAAGCCCTCGTGGATGCGGCAATCCGGGCAGCAACCCGCTACCGATAA
- the dxs gene encoding 1-deoxy-D-xylulose-5-phosphate synthase, with the protein MKSILPTLESPAQLRGMSREQLLQLAQEIRERIIAVVGKNGGHLASNLGVVELAIALHYAFDFAHDRLLWDVGHQAYPHKLLTGRNERFDTLRKAGGISGFPNIDESPYDLFNVGHAGTAIPTAVGLARGASALGEDRRVVAVVGDASIFNGVAFEGLNQAGTLRRQLLVVLNDNSMGIAPTQGGMAEYLAKFRVSPVYEELKRKVKKYLPSVPVIGKAAFDALDHLKEGLKATVSPHQIFEQLGFVYVGPMDGHDVEHLIELFSVLKNVHHPVLVHVHTQKGKGAEWACAEPTKFHSPKPFKVEGCRVEIQKGGVSYTAAFADALIDLARQDKRIYAMTAAMPDGTGLNKYQEVLPERFLDGGIAESATVDIAAGMCKAGLRPVVAIYSTFLQRAFDQVFQEVVLQGLPVIFCLDRAGLVGGDGPVHHGFLDIAYLRGFQNIVVMAPGDGAEIGSALRLALDLKVPSVIRYPRDTIPEPLYPDNTPPPFELGRSITLREGGDATILAYGAICRAALDAAELLYADGIEVRVVNARFAKPVDRQMVADALERGRPVVSVEDHSVSGGFGSAVLETARDLGLSAANVIVLGIPADRFIAHGSRAGQLAECGIDAAGMAAAIRDALRAPAASMASLTAKRHRDLDYVPTADET; encoded by the coding sequence ATGAAGAGCATCCTGCCCACTTTAGAATCACCCGCCCAGTTGCGCGGGATGTCCCGCGAACAACTTCTCCAGCTTGCCCAGGAGATCCGAGAACGGATCATCGCCGTGGTCGGCAAAAACGGCGGGCATCTGGCCAGCAATCTCGGCGTCGTCGAGTTGGCGATCGCCCTGCACTACGCCTTCGACTTTGCCCACGATCGATTGCTTTGGGACGTCGGGCATCAGGCCTATCCGCACAAGCTGCTGACCGGCCGCAACGAGCGGTTCGACACGCTGCGCAAGGCCGGCGGCATCAGCGGGTTTCCCAACATCGACGAGAGCCCGTACGACCTCTTCAACGTCGGCCACGCAGGTACGGCCATTCCCACGGCGGTCGGATTGGCGCGAGGCGCGTCGGCGCTGGGCGAAGATCGCCGCGTTGTCGCGGTGGTCGGCGATGCCAGCATCTTCAACGGCGTCGCGTTTGAGGGGCTCAATCAGGCCGGGACGCTTCGCCGTCAATTGCTCGTCGTCCTCAACGACAACTCGATGGGCATCGCCCCGACGCAAGGGGGCATGGCCGAGTATCTCGCCAAGTTCCGCGTCAGCCCGGTCTATGAAGAATTGAAGCGTAAGGTCAAGAAATACCTTCCGAGCGTGCCGGTCATCGGCAAGGCGGCCTTCGACGCTCTGGACCATCTCAAGGAAGGGCTCAAAGCGACCGTCTCGCCGCATCAGATCTTTGAGCAACTCGGCTTTGTCTACGTCGGCCCAATGGACGGCCACGACGTCGAGCACTTGATCGAGCTGTTCAGCGTGCTGAAGAACGTCCACCATCCGGTGCTGGTACACGTCCACACCCAAAAGGGCAAAGGCGCGGAGTGGGCGTGCGCCGAGCCGACGAAGTTCCACAGTCCCAAGCCGTTCAAGGTCGAGGGCTGCCGCGTGGAGATTCAGAAAGGCGGCGTCAGCTACACGGCGGCGTTTGCCGATGCGCTCATCGATCTGGCCCGTCAGGACAAGCGGATTTATGCCATGACCGCCGCGATGCCGGACGGCACCGGGCTCAACAAGTATCAGGAGGTCCTCCCCGAACGCTTCCTCGACGGCGGGATCGCCGAGAGCGCAACGGTCGATATCGCCGCAGGAATGTGCAAGGCCGGATTGCGGCCGGTGGTGGCGATCTATTCCACTTTTTTGCAGCGGGCCTTTGACCAGGTCTTTCAGGAGGTCGTGCTACAGGGGTTGCCCGTAATCTTTTGCCTGGATCGCGCGGGTCTCGTCGGCGGGGATGGGCCGGTGCATCACGGCTTCCTCGACATCGCCTATCTGCGAGGCTTTCAGAACATCGTGGTCATGGCCCCGGGCGACGGGGCGGAAATCGGCAGTGCGCTGCGACTCGCTCTCGACCTCAAAGTGCCTTCCGTGATTCGATATCCGCGCGACACGATTCCCGAACCCCTCTACCCAGACAATACTCCTCCGCCTTTTGAACTGGGCCGCTCGATCACGCTCCGCGAAGGCGGCGACGCGACGATCCTGGCGTACGGTGCGATTTGTCGCGCGGCATTGGATGCGGCGGAGTTGTTGTACGCCGATGGAATCGAGGTCCGAGTAGTCAACGCCCGCTTCGCCAAGCCCGTGGACCGTCAAATGGTCGCCGACGCGCTCGAACGCGGCCGACCGGTTGTCAGCGTGGAAGATCATTCCGTCAGCGGCGGATTCGGCTCGGCGGTTTTAGAAACGGCGCGGGACCTCGGCCTGAGCGCCGCGAACGTCATCGTCCTCGGCATCCCCGCTGACCGATTCATCGCCCATGGATCGCGAGCCGGTCAACTCGCCGAATGCGGCATCGACGCCGCGGGCATGGCCGCGGCGATTCGCGACGCGCTCCGCGCACCGGCCGCGTCAATGGCATCGCTTACCGCCAAGCGCCACCGTGATCTCGATTACGTCCCCACAGCGGACGAGACGTAG
- the rpsI gene encoding 30S ribosomal protein S9 yields the protein MSDQPTTPAAPTTPATPAAPKKGATYFWGTGRRKTAVARVRICPGSGKFLIHNREIDKFFFDVRHRMDVMSPLQATKSVGKYDVYVNVRGGGQTGQSGAIVMGVSRALMTADPTLEPILRDGKFLTRDSRKVERKKPGQPGARKRFQFSKR from the coding sequence GTGTCCGATCAACCGACGACCCCCGCCGCACCGACGACACCCGCCACCCCTGCCGCGCCAAAGAAGGGCGCGACGTATTTCTGGGGTACCGGCCGGCGCAAGACCGCCGTCGCCCGTGTGCGGATTTGCCCCGGCAGCGGGAAGTTCCTGATTCATAACCGCGAAATTGACAAGTTCTTCTTCGACGTTCGCCATCGCATGGACGTGATGTCCCCGCTGCAGGCGACCAAATCGGTCGGCAAGTACGATGTCTACGTCAACGTCCGCGGCGGAGGTCAGACCGGCCAGTCCGGCGCGATCGTCATGGGCGTTTCCCGCGCGTTGATGACGGCCGACCCGACGCTGGAGCCGATACTTCGGGATGGCAAGTTCCTCACTCGCGACAGCCGCAAGGTCGAGCGGAAGAAGCCCGGCCAGCCCGGCGCCCGCAAGCGCTTCCAGTTTTCCAAGCGATAA
- the rplM gene encoding 50S ribosomal protein L13 — MAAVTQKCFQAKPAEVDRNWYCIDADGKILGRLASKLATVLMGKNKPTYTPHVDTGDFVVVTNAEKIKLTGRKTEQMIYDSYSYFPGGRKVTSFVDFQKKHPDEIIRKAVRRMLPKSALGRRQLTKLKIYRGGEHPHQAQNCQPLDLNKI; from the coding sequence ATGGCCGCAGTGACTCAAAAGTGCTTTCAAGCCAAACCCGCCGAGGTCGATCGCAATTGGTATTGCATCGATGCCGACGGAAAGATCCTTGGCCGGCTCGCTTCCAAGCTGGCGACGGTTCTCATGGGCAAGAACAAGCCCACCTATACCCCGCATGTGGACACCGGCGACTTCGTCGTGGTCACGAACGCGGAGAAGATCAAACTGACCGGCCGAAAGACCGAGCAGATGATCTACGATTCGTACAGCTATTTTCCCGGCGGCCGCAAGGTCACCAGCTTTGTCGATTTTCAGAAGAAGCACCCCGATGAGATCATCCGCAAGGCGGTTCGCCGGATGTTGCCGAAGAGCGCGCTGGGCCGGCGGCAGCTCACGAAGTTGAAAATCTATCGCGGCGGCGAGCATCCGCATCAGGCGCAGAACTGCCAACCGCTGGACCTGAACAAGATCTAA
- the xseB gene encoding exodeoxyribonuclease VII small subunit codes for MSVSSGPPTFEQSMLRLEAIVEAIEQGKIGLEDSLKQFEEGMALIKHCRTVLSDAEMKIQHLQATGDGGAVAGPPPG; via the coding sequence ATGTCTGTGTCCAGTGGTCCGCCGACGTTTGAACAATCGATGCTGCGGCTGGAGGCCATCGTCGAGGCGATCGAGCAGGGTAAGATCGGTCTGGAGGATTCTCTCAAGCAATTCGAGGAAGGCATGGCCCTGATCAAGCACTGCCGCACTGTCCTGTCCGATGCGGAGATGAAGATCCAGCACCTTCAGGCGACGGGCGACGGGGGCGCCGTTGCGGGACCGCCGCCGGGCTAA
- a CDS encoding TIGR00282 family metallophosphoesterase — MDINLLCIGDVVGRPGRAVLSQAIPKLTKERGVDCVIANVENAAAGSGLTNVLYEKFLRYGVHLMTLGDHIYRKNEIFPTFEKSDRMVRPANYPPDSVGKEFAVYETAKGVRVAVVSLMGRLFMKPPCDCPFAAIDRVLERIPRDVKIIVVDMHAEATSEKVAMGWYLNGRVSVVFGTHTHIPTADERILDRGTAYITDLGMTGPYEGVLGRRTDRIIRYLTTGMPAPFDVATEDPRMCGILATVDSDTGRASHIERVRVDGITQAMDDND; from the coding sequence TTGGATATCAACCTGCTCTGCATCGGCGACGTCGTCGGACGGCCGGGCCGCGCCGTCCTCTCCCAGGCCATCCCCAAGCTGACCAAGGAGCGCGGCGTCGATTGCGTCATCGCCAACGTCGAGAACGCCGCCGCCGGCTCGGGCCTGACCAACGTCCTCTACGAGAAGTTCCTCCGCTACGGCGTCCATCTCATGACGCTCGGCGACCACATTTATCGCAAGAACGAGATCTTCCCGACCTTTGAGAAGTCCGATCGAATGGTCCGGCCGGCGAATTATCCGCCGGATTCCGTCGGCAAAGAGTTCGCCGTTTATGAGACGGCCAAGGGCGTTCGCGTCGCCGTCGTTTCCCTGATGGGCCGGTTGTTCATGAAGCCGCCGTGCGACTGCCCCTTCGCGGCGATCGACCGCGTGCTGGAGCGCATCCCCCGCGACGTGAAGATCATCGTCGTGGACATGCACGCCGAGGCGACGAGCGAAAAAGTGGCGATGGGCTGGTACCTGAACGGGCGCGTCAGCGTCGTGTTCGGTACGCACACGCATATCCCCACGGCCGACGAGCGAATCCTCGATCGCGGCACGGCCTACATCACGGATCTGGGTATGACCGGGCCATATGAAGGGGTGCTCGGCCGCCGCACCGATCGGATTATTCGCTACCTGACGACGGGCATGCCGGCGCCGTTCGACGTGGCGACGGAGGACCCGCGGATGTGCGGGATCCTGGCGACGGTGGATTCGGACACCGGCCGGGCGTCGCACATTGAGCGGGTTCGCGTGGATGGGATTACGCAGGCAATGGACGACAACGATTAA
- a CDS encoding GNAT family N-acetyltransferase produces MCTVVAYQPIHHAGVIDTVQTVYREYGWQWEAHGYHRDLYTIEDYYIGSGGMFWVALDGERVVGCAGVTVHLPESELHRLYLLPEVRGRGLGRRLLDTTMAYARDKGSRRMIAWSDVVLKEAHALYLKNGFVQEGQRLCSDPDKSTEFGFWKEPL; encoded by the coding sequence ATGTGCACCGTTGTCGCCTATCAGCCAATTCACCATGCCGGAGTGATTGACACCGTTCAGACGGTCTATCGCGAATACGGATGGCAGTGGGAGGCTCATGGCTATCATCGCGACTTGTACACAATTGAGGACTACTACATCGGCAGCGGTGGGATGTTCTGGGTCGCCCTCGACGGCGAGCGCGTGGTAGGGTGCGCCGGCGTAACCGTGCATTTGCCGGAGAGCGAACTGCATCGGCTCTATCTGCTTCCAGAGGTTCGTGGCCGCGGCCTGGGCCGTCGCCTGCTCGATACGACGATGGCGTACGCCCGCGACAAAGGTAGCCGCCGGATGATTGCATGGAGCGATGTCGTGCTTAAAGAGGCACACGCCCTCTATTTGAAAAACGGATTCGTGCAGGAGGGTCAGCGACTGTGCAGCGATCCGGACAAGAGCACCGAATTCGGGTTCTGGAAGGAGCCGCTGTGA
- a CDS encoding RNA-binding protein, producing the protein MGNRLYVGNLPFSVSSSDLEQLFGAHGTVQSAQVITDRETGRSKGFGFVEMASDSEAQAAITALNGQQQEGRAMTVNEARPKENRGGGGGGGYGGGGGGRGGRGGGGRDRY; encoded by the coding sequence ATGGGCAACAGGTTGTATGTTGGAAATTTGCCGTTCAGCGTCAGCAGCTCGGACCTCGAGCAGCTCTTCGGCGCCCACGGCACGGTGCAAAGCGCGCAGGTCATCACGGATCGTGAGACCGGCCGCAGTAAGGGATTTGGCTTCGTCGAGATGGCCTCGGACAGCGAGGCCCAGGCGGCCATCACCGCTCTCAACGGCCAGCAGCAGGAAGGCCGGGCCATGACCGTCAATGAGGCGCGGCCCAAGGAAAACCGCGGCGGTGGCGGCGGCGGCGGTTACGGCGGCGGCGGCGGTGGTCGCGGCGGCCGTGGCGGCGGCGGTCGAGACCGCTACTAA
- a CDS encoding ACT domain-containing protein, whose protein sequence is MYCATTQFSIFLVNKPGILSQVCDELARKKINVVALTLMDSVEHGVFRLVAENVEKTRAALKGLNLPTTETEVLTVEMPNRPGAMAELCSRLNSNHISIKYAYVTSGAAGGRTLGIFKVDNIKKALKVAGPRQPGRRDKFLVRKAPAVRNH, encoded by the coding sequence ATGTATTGTGCGACCACTCAGTTTTCTATTTTCCTCGTCAATAAGCCCGGCATTCTGTCGCAGGTCTGCGACGAGCTGGCGCGAAAAAAGATCAACGTCGTCGCGCTGACGCTGATGGACTCCGTGGAACACGGCGTTTTTCGCCTCGTGGCCGAGAACGTCGAAAAAACCCGCGCCGCACTCAAGGGGCTGAACCTCCCCACGACGGAAACCGAAGTGCTGACCGTCGAGATGCCCAATCGGCCGGGGGCGATGGCGGAACTCTGTTCGCGGTTGAACTCGAACCATATCAGCATCAAATACGCCTACGTGACCAGCGGCGCGGCGGGCGGTCGGACGCTCGGGATCTTCAAGGTGGACAACATTAAGAAGGCCCTGAAAGTCGCCGGACCTCGCCAGCCGGGGCGGCGCGACAAGTTTCTCGTCCGCAAGGCCCCGGCCGTTCGCAATCATTAA
- a CDS encoding alpha/beta hydrolase has protein sequence MLGCDRVFYYPDQRVRCSPADHELRFEDVYFETDDGVRLHGWFLPSRGGKAKGTVLHIHGNAANVTGHLDFVYWLPDAGYSVLTFDYRGYGRSGGRISREGSLKDAAAALDFLRARPEVDPERIVLFGQSIGGAISIAMAAERPGQLRAVALDSTFTGYREIVSHHIRHNPALLFLAWWFPWTIPLGHDPIDRVGQLAPTPILIMHGRRDRIAPWPMAQRLYDASGQPRELWLIDDMDHMQVWFEQPEESRRRLLDFYTRSLKS, from the coding sequence ATGCTCGGATGCGACCGCGTCTTTTACTACCCCGACCAGCGCGTCCGCTGCTCACCGGCCGATCACGAACTCCGATTTGAGGACGTCTATTTCGAGACGGATGACGGAGTCCGCTTGCACGGCTGGTTCCTGCCGTCCCGTGGTGGAAAAGCCAAAGGCACCGTGCTGCACATTCATGGAAACGCGGCCAATGTCACGGGGCACCTTGACTTCGTCTATTGGCTCCCTGACGCCGGGTACAGCGTGTTGACCTTCGACTACCGGGGTTATGGGCGAAGCGGGGGACGAATTTCGCGCGAGGGAAGTCTGAAAGATGCGGCGGCCGCTCTGGATTTTCTTCGCGCCCGACCCGAAGTGGATCCCGAGCGAATCGTTCTGTTCGGACAATCGATCGGCGGCGCGATCTCCATCGCGATGGCCGCCGAGCGCCCGGGACAGTTGAGGGCCGTCGCCCTCGACTCAACATTCACCGGCTATCGGGAGATCGTCTCGCACCACATTCGCCATAACCCGGCCCTCCTCTTCCTGGCGTGGTGGTTTCCCTGGACGATCCCGCTGGGGCACGATCCGATCGATCGGGTCGGGCAGCTCGCGCCGACGCCGATCCTGATCATGCATGGCCGCCGCGATCGCATCGCCCCGTGGCCCATGGCACAACGCCTTTACGACGCCTCCGGTCAGCCCAGGGAATTGTGGCTGATCGACGACATGGATCACATGCAGGTGTGGTTCGAGCAGCCCGAGGAGTCGCGGCGCAGGTTGCTGGATTTCTACACCCGATCCCTGAAGTCGTAG
- a CDS encoding farnesyl diphosphate synthase has protein sequence MPVAVADEFQTHLRDTSASIDAAIRACLSESTGAPPRLVEAMRYSLDSGGKRLRPALVLWSCELCGGESDAAMPAALAVECVHTFSLIHDDLPAIDNDDFRRGRPSNHKQFGEAAAILAGDAILTLAFEILSRDAKDARTTVAMIRELAEATGSRGLIGGEIDDLESESHPPGVDAVARIHAAKTARLFQAACRLGALSAGADRSQISALSNYGHELGMAFQAADDLLDVTGSFENIGKPVRKDERACKQTYVRAVGMEEARRIAMSHSQSAAEALAPFGDHAARLIALAGYVVERER, from the coding sequence ATGCCGGTCGCTGTTGCCGACGAATTCCAGACGCACCTCCGCGATACCTCCGCCTCGATCGACGCCGCGATTCGTGCCTGCTTGAGTGAATCCACGGGCGCGCCGCCCCGCCTGGTCGAAGCGATGCGCTATAGTCTGGACTCGGGGGGCAAGCGACTTCGCCCGGCCCTGGTGCTTTGGTCCTGCGAACTGTGCGGCGGCGAAAGCGACGCGGCGATGCCCGCGGCCCTCGCCGTCGAATGCGTCCACACCTTCAGCCTGATCCACGACGACCTGCCGGCGATTGATAATGACGACTTTCGTCGGGGGCGACCGTCGAACCACAAGCAATTTGGCGAGGCCGCCGCGATCTTGGCCGGCGACGCCATCTTGACGCTTGCTTTCGAGATACTCTCCCGGGATGCAAAAGACGCGCGGACGACTGTCGCGATGATTCGCGAATTGGCGGAGGCGACGGGCAGCCGCGGCCTGATCGGCGGTGAAATTGACGATCTGGAGAGCGAATCGCACCCCCCGGGTGTTGACGCCGTCGCCCGCATTCATGCGGCCAAGACGGCCCGCCTTTTTCAGGCGGCATGCCGGCTGGGAGCCCTGTCTGCGGGGGCCGACCGGTCGCAAATATCGGCCCTAAGCAACTATGGTCACGAACTCGGCATGGCCTTTCAGGCTGCGGATGATCTGCTGGATGTGACCGGGAGCTTTGAAAACATAGGTAAGCCAGTCCGGAAGGACGAAAGAGCCTGCAAACAAACGTACGTCCGAGCCGTAGGTATGGAGGAGGCGCGGCGAATCGCGATGTCGCACAGTCAAAGTGCGGCGGAAGCCCTGGCGCCGTTTGGCGATCACGCGGCGCGGCTGATCGCGCTGGCCGGCTACGTCGTGGAGCGTGAACGTTAA